One window of Tachysurus vachellii isolate PV-2020 chromosome 21, HZAU_Pvac_v1, whole genome shotgun sequence genomic DNA carries:
- the LOC132863973 gene encoding DLA class I histocompatibility antigen, A9/A9 alpha chain-like isoform X2, with amino-acid sequence MDGSELPLTVFGQKSNYCEATKAIWIKRLTYSDSLDSWGFIRNVCFGKYYPSEEREAFKDTHSLQFLYTAVTPGENVTAVGLLNGEQIVYYDSNIKKMIPKTEWLQKISTDDTNYWNRETERVKDHQYQLQDIVTTMKILNQAEGDHTLQWMFGCGLDNGTIRGYSQYRYDGEDFMSLDLNWNQELGNGNWIAANEKAGIFIKEWNHKGENAIYWMNYLKTECIDQLKKFVPHGRETLESKVHSETPVCQKLSPFPELVCNATGVFPKPVMISWMKDGEDMHEDVELRMSLINQDGSFQMRSIMKVSVEELQKHNYTCVIQHSSLGKELVPNVNKHRTRRGSGGGSDRRHVGVIVPAVVTLLVLVAFVGMFIWKKIKSSGAENPLEVQRNGTEIHPLNTPLTFQSKPGREPPH; translated from the exons ATGGACGGAAGTGAACTACCGCTTACGGTTTTCGGTCAGAAAAGTAATTATTGCGAAGCGACCAAAGCGATTTGGATTAAAAGGCTTACATATTCCGATTCCTTGGACTCTTGGGGATTTAttagaaatgtttgttttggaaAATATTACCCCAGTGAAGAAAGGGAAGCGTTTAAAG acacacactctctgcagTTCTTGTACACTGCTGTCACACCAGGAGAAAATGTCACTGCTGTTGGTCTGCTGAATGGAGAACAGATTGTGTACTATGACAGTAACATAAAGAAGATGATCCCAAAGACAGAGTGGCTACAGAAGATCAGTACTGATGATACAAATTACtggaacagagaaacagagcgtGTTAAGGATCATCAGTACCAACTCCAAGACATTGTGACAACAATGAAAATATTGAATCAAGCTGAAG gTGATCATACACTCCAGTGGATGTTTGGCTGTGGGCTTGATAACGGCACCATTAGAGGATACAGTCAGTACCGTTATGATGGAGAAGATTTCATGAGTCTGGATCTGAACTGGAACCAGGAACTTGGAAATGGAAACTGGATTGCAGCTAATGAGAAAGCTGGGATCTTTATAAAGGAGTGGAATCATAAAGGAGAAAATGCTATATACTGGATGAACTACCTGAAAACCGAATGCATTGATCAGTTAAAGAAGTTTGTGCCTCACGGCAGAGAGACTCTAGAGAGTAAAG TTCATTCCGAGACGCCAGTGTGCCAGAAACTCTCGCCTTTTCCAGAGCTGGTGTGTAACGCTACAGGTGTCTTCCCCAAACCAGTGATGATCTCATGGATGAAGGACGGAGAGGACATGCATGAGGACGTGGAGCTCAGAATGTCTTTAATAAACCAGGATGGAAGCTTCCAGATGAGAAGCATTATGAAAGTCTCAGTTGAGGAGCTGCAGAAACACAACTACACCTGTGTGATTCAGCACAGCAGCTTGGGGAAGGAGTTAGTGCCGAATGTAAACAAGCACCGAACCCGGAGAG GATCAGGTGGAGGATCAGATCGAAGGCATGTTGGTGTCATTGTTCCTGCAGTCGTCACTCTCCTTGTTCTCGTTGCTTTTGTTGGAATGTTCATCTGGAAGAAGATAAAAAGTTCTGGTGCAGAAAATCCCCTTGAAGTTCAACGGAATGGAACTGAGATACATCCCTTAAAC ACTCCATTGACGTTCCAGTCTAAACCAGGAAGGGAGCCTCCACACTGA
- the LOC132863973 gene encoding DLA class I histocompatibility antigen, A9/A9 alpha chain-like isoform X3: MDGSELPLTVFGQKSNYCEATKAIWIKRLTYSDSLDSWGFIRNVCFGKYYPSEEREAFKDTHSLQFLYTAVTPGENVTAVGLLNGEQIVYYDSNIKKMIPKTEWLQKISTDDTNYWNRETERVKDHQYQLQDIVTTMKILNQAEGDHTLQWMFGCGLDNGTIRGYSQYRYDGEDFMSLDLNWNQELGNGNWIAANEKAGIFIKEWNHKGENAIYWMNYLKTECIDQLKKFVPHGRETLESKVHSETPVCQKLSPFPELVCNATGVFPKPVMISWMKDGEDMHEDVELRMSLINQDGSFQMRSIMKVSVEELQKHNYTCVIQHSSLGKELVPNVNKHRTRRDVESCIGSGGGSDRRHVGVIVPAVVTLLVLVAFVGMFIWKKIKSSGAENPLEVQRNGTEIHPLN; the protein is encoded by the exons ATGGACGGAAGTGAACTACCGCTTACGGTTTTCGGTCAGAAAAGTAATTATTGCGAAGCGACCAAAGCGATTTGGATTAAAAGGCTTACATATTCCGATTCCTTGGACTCTTGGGGATTTAttagaaatgtttgttttggaaAATATTACCCCAGTGAAGAAAGGGAAGCGTTTAAAG acacacactctctgcagTTCTTGTACACTGCTGTCACACCAGGAGAAAATGTCACTGCTGTTGGTCTGCTGAATGGAGAACAGATTGTGTACTATGACAGTAACATAAAGAAGATGATCCCAAAGACAGAGTGGCTACAGAAGATCAGTACTGATGATACAAATTACtggaacagagaaacagagcgtGTTAAGGATCATCAGTACCAACTCCAAGACATTGTGACAACAATGAAAATATTGAATCAAGCTGAAG gTGATCATACACTCCAGTGGATGTTTGGCTGTGGGCTTGATAACGGCACCATTAGAGGATACAGTCAGTACCGTTATGATGGAGAAGATTTCATGAGTCTGGATCTGAACTGGAACCAGGAACTTGGAAATGGAAACTGGATTGCAGCTAATGAGAAAGCTGGGATCTTTATAAAGGAGTGGAATCATAAAGGAGAAAATGCTATATACTGGATGAACTACCTGAAAACCGAATGCATTGATCAGTTAAAGAAGTTTGTGCCTCACGGCAGAGAGACTCTAGAGAGTAAAG TTCATTCCGAGACGCCAGTGTGCCAGAAACTCTCGCCTTTTCCAGAGCTGGTGTGTAACGCTACAGGTGTCTTCCCCAAACCAGTGATGATCTCATGGATGAAGGACGGAGAGGACATGCATGAGGACGTGGAGCTCAGAATGTCTTTAATAAACCAGGATGGAAGCTTCCAGATGAGAAGCATTATGAAAGTCTCAGTTGAGGAGCTGCAGAAACACAACTACACCTGTGTGATTCAGCACAGCAGCTTGGGGAAGGAGTTAGTGCCGAATGTAAACAAGCACCGAACCCGGAGAG ATGTAGAATCATGTATAGGATCAGGTGGAGGATCAGATCGAAGGCATGTTGGTGTCATTGTTCCTGCAGTCGTCACTCTCCTTGTTCTCGTTGCTTTTGTTGGAATGTTCATCTGGAAGAAGATAAAAAGTTCTGGTGCAGAAAATCCCCTTGAAGTTCAACGGAATGGAACTGAGATACATCCCTTAAAC TGA
- the LOC132863973 gene encoding DLA class I histocompatibility antigen, A9/A9 alpha chain-like isoform X1, with amino-acid sequence MDGSELPLTVFGQKSNYCEATKAIWIKRLTYSDSLDSWGFIRNVCFGKYYPSEEREAFKDTHSLQFLYTAVTPGENVTAVGLLNGEQIVYYDSNIKKMIPKTEWLQKISTDDTNYWNRETERVKDHQYQLQDIVTTMKILNQAEGDHTLQWMFGCGLDNGTIRGYSQYRYDGEDFMSLDLNWNQELGNGNWIAANEKAGIFIKEWNHKGENAIYWMNYLKTECIDQLKKFVPHGRETLESKVHSETPVCQKLSPFPELVCNATGVFPKPVMISWMKDGEDMHEDVELRMSLINQDGSFQMRSIMKVSVEELQKHNYTCVIQHSSLGKELVPNVNKHRTRRDVESCIGSGGGSDRRHVGVIVPAVVTLLVLVAFVGMFIWKKIKSSGAENPLEVQRNGTEIHPLNTPLTFQSKPGREPPH; translated from the exons ATGGACGGAAGTGAACTACCGCTTACGGTTTTCGGTCAGAAAAGTAATTATTGCGAAGCGACCAAAGCGATTTGGATTAAAAGGCTTACATATTCCGATTCCTTGGACTCTTGGGGATTTAttagaaatgtttgttttggaaAATATTACCCCAGTGAAGAAAGGGAAGCGTTTAAAG acacacactctctgcagTTCTTGTACACTGCTGTCACACCAGGAGAAAATGTCACTGCTGTTGGTCTGCTGAATGGAGAACAGATTGTGTACTATGACAGTAACATAAAGAAGATGATCCCAAAGACAGAGTGGCTACAGAAGATCAGTACTGATGATACAAATTACtggaacagagaaacagagcgtGTTAAGGATCATCAGTACCAACTCCAAGACATTGTGACAACAATGAAAATATTGAATCAAGCTGAAG gTGATCATACACTCCAGTGGATGTTTGGCTGTGGGCTTGATAACGGCACCATTAGAGGATACAGTCAGTACCGTTATGATGGAGAAGATTTCATGAGTCTGGATCTGAACTGGAACCAGGAACTTGGAAATGGAAACTGGATTGCAGCTAATGAGAAAGCTGGGATCTTTATAAAGGAGTGGAATCATAAAGGAGAAAATGCTATATACTGGATGAACTACCTGAAAACCGAATGCATTGATCAGTTAAAGAAGTTTGTGCCTCACGGCAGAGAGACTCTAGAGAGTAAAG TTCATTCCGAGACGCCAGTGTGCCAGAAACTCTCGCCTTTTCCAGAGCTGGTGTGTAACGCTACAGGTGTCTTCCCCAAACCAGTGATGATCTCATGGATGAAGGACGGAGAGGACATGCATGAGGACGTGGAGCTCAGAATGTCTTTAATAAACCAGGATGGAAGCTTCCAGATGAGAAGCATTATGAAAGTCTCAGTTGAGGAGCTGCAGAAACACAACTACACCTGTGTGATTCAGCACAGCAGCTTGGGGAAGGAGTTAGTGCCGAATGTAAACAAGCACCGAACCCGGAGAG ATGTAGAATCATGTATAGGATCAGGTGGAGGATCAGATCGAAGGCATGTTGGTGTCATTGTTCCTGCAGTCGTCACTCTCCTTGTTCTCGTTGCTTTTGTTGGAATGTTCATCTGGAAGAAGATAAAAAGTTCTGGTGCAGAAAATCCCCTTGAAGTTCAACGGAATGGAACTGAGATACATCCCTTAAAC ACTCCATTGACGTTCCAGTCTAAACCAGGAAGGGAGCCTCCACACTGA
- the LOC132863973 gene encoding DLA class I histocompatibility antigen, A9/A9 alpha chain-like isoform X4 translates to MEDYSAVCIGFLFFTCPVQRSSADTHSLQFLYTAVTPGENVTAVGLLNGEQIVYYDSNIKKMIPKTEWLQKISTDDTNYWNRETERVKDHQYQLQDIVTTMKILNQAEGDHTLQWMFGCGLDNGTIRGYSQYRYDGEDFMSLDLNWNQELGNGNWIAANEKAGIFIKEWNHKGENAIYWMNYLKTECIDQLKKFVPHGRETLESKVHSETPVCQKLSPFPELVCNATGVFPKPVMISWMKDGEDMHEDVELRMSLINQDGSFQMRSIMKVSVEELQKHNYTCVIQHSSLGKELVPNVNKHRTRRDVESCIGSGGGSDRRHVGVIVPAVVTLLVLVAFVGMFIWKKIKSSGAENPLEVQRNGTEIHPLNTPLTFQSKPGREPPH, encoded by the exons acacacactctctgcagTTCTTGTACACTGCTGTCACACCAGGAGAAAATGTCACTGCTGTTGGTCTGCTGAATGGAGAACAGATTGTGTACTATGACAGTAACATAAAGAAGATGATCCCAAAGACAGAGTGGCTACAGAAGATCAGTACTGATGATACAAATTACtggaacagagaaacagagcgtGTTAAGGATCATCAGTACCAACTCCAAGACATTGTGACAACAATGAAAATATTGAATCAAGCTGAAG gTGATCATACACTCCAGTGGATGTTTGGCTGTGGGCTTGATAACGGCACCATTAGAGGATACAGTCAGTACCGTTATGATGGAGAAGATTTCATGAGTCTGGATCTGAACTGGAACCAGGAACTTGGAAATGGAAACTGGATTGCAGCTAATGAGAAAGCTGGGATCTTTATAAAGGAGTGGAATCATAAAGGAGAAAATGCTATATACTGGATGAACTACCTGAAAACCGAATGCATTGATCAGTTAAAGAAGTTTGTGCCTCACGGCAGAGAGACTCTAGAGAGTAAAG TTCATTCCGAGACGCCAGTGTGCCAGAAACTCTCGCCTTTTCCAGAGCTGGTGTGTAACGCTACAGGTGTCTTCCCCAAACCAGTGATGATCTCATGGATGAAGGACGGAGAGGACATGCATGAGGACGTGGAGCTCAGAATGTCTTTAATAAACCAGGATGGAAGCTTCCAGATGAGAAGCATTATGAAAGTCTCAGTTGAGGAGCTGCAGAAACACAACTACACCTGTGTGATTCAGCACAGCAGCTTGGGGAAGGAGTTAGTGCCGAATGTAAACAAGCACCGAACCCGGAGAG ATGTAGAATCATGTATAGGATCAGGTGGAGGATCAGATCGAAGGCATGTTGGTGTCATTGTTCCTGCAGTCGTCACTCTCCTTGTTCTCGTTGCTTTTGTTGGAATGTTCATCTGGAAGAAGATAAAAAGTTCTGGTGCAGAAAATCCCCTTGAAGTTCAACGGAATGGAACTGAGATACATCCCTTAAAC ACTCCATTGACGTTCCAGTCTAAACCAGGAAGGGAGCCTCCACACTGA